One window from the genome of Metabacillus flavus encodes:
- a CDS encoding spore coat protein — protein MSNYTWVANDRSCSHPTENSSRLGNMCSKDGEVDQNFDQVSNTAQLSSETIIIKDSCDIEVTTTETQIAVSLQAALQVAIALVINLTIADSARAEMVTQDLLQKATITQASAQKLVIENSRNVNVKTTDTDVAVSLQLLIQILLALVVSIDIL, from the coding sequence ATGTCAAATTACACATGGGTAGCGAACGACAGAAGCTGCTCTCATCCAACTGAAAACAGCAGCAGACTAGGCAATATGTGCAGCAAAGATGGTGAGGTAGATCAAAACTTTGATCAAGTAAGCAACACTGCTCAGCTTTCTTCTGAGACCATCATCATTAAGGATTCTTGTGACATTGAAGTAACAACTACTGAAACGCAAATCGCTGTATCCCTTCAAGCAGCTCTTCAAGTAGCCATCGCTCTTGTAATCAACCTTACAATCGCTGATAGTGCACGTGCTGAAATGGTCACTCAAGATCTTCTTCAAAAAGCTACAATTACTCAAGCAAGTGCTCAAAAATTGGTTATCGAAAACTCCCGCAACGTAAATGTAAAAACTACTGACACAGACGTAGCTGTATCTCTTCAATTGCTTATCCAAATCTTGCTTGCGCTTGTTGTATCTATCGACATTCTGTAA
- a CDS encoding CotY/CotZ family spore coat protein, which produces MSCGKNNGKRDIEGCVCEAVENILAEQEAVEENCPTSCYSNLLSPSALPGKDTIPFLLYDKKGKLFSAFGNVGGFLDDMTCFETIFFRVEALRGCCATLKLLKPVDVEGDTLSVCDPCAEDFFGLEKSDFCIEVDLDCFCAIQCLSPELVNRVSPMSKKKHHHG; this is translated from the coding sequence ATGAGCTGCGGAAAAAACAATGGAAAACGCGACATCGAAGGCTGCGTATGCGAAGCAGTTGAAAACATCCTCGCAGAACAAGAAGCAGTTGAGGAAAACTGCCCCACCAGTTGCTACAGCAACTTGCTAAGCCCATCCGCTTTGCCGGGAAAAGATACGATTCCGTTCTTGTTGTATGATAAAAAAGGAAAACTATTTTCAGCATTCGGAAACGTAGGCGGATTCCTGGATGATATGACTTGCTTCGAAACCATCTTCTTCCGTGTAGAAGCCTTGAGAGGCTGCTGCGCAACTCTTAAACTTTTGAAGCCAGTAGATGTAGAAGGCGACACACTTAGTGTGTGCGACCCTTGTGCAGAAGACTTCTTCGGACTAGAAAAATCCGACTTCTGCATCGAAGTAGATCTTGACTGCTTCTGTGCAATCCAATGTCTATCCCCTGAACTAGTGAACCGCGTATCCCCAATGAGTAAAAAGAAGCACCACCATGGATAA